Genomic DNA from Candidatus Tiamatella incendiivivens:
AAGTTCAGTTGAGCTAAGGCTTACTAGGATAATAAGCAAGGCGATAAGGGAATATAATATGTATAGGACACCTGGGTCAGCAACCGTACTACTAGGAAATTAGAGGGAATACTATAACAACAGGATTCGAAGACTCCTACCGTGAGACCTGCAGGTTGAACGGCTGGTTAGTAGACTTCAAATACGTACTAGAAGACTTAGGTATCCAAGTAGAAATCATAGAAATAATGGGGGGATGGGGGATGATCTCTGGAAGACAGTGGAATGGAGGATTGTGTTATTTAAAATTAAGATTCTCTCATCAATAATCCGAGGCTGGATAGCTTTTCAACCAAAACCATCTTCCTAGCGTCATCTAATGGAAGGAGAGGAGGCCTTGTCACAGGCTTAATCACACCTTCAATCAAATGTAAAGCCTCCTTAATGACAACAGGAGACTCCGCTATATCGTAGACTTCGGAAAGATCCAGTACCCTCCTCCACAGAGATATGGAAGCTTCGAGACTGCCAGAGATATATGTCTCATACAAGCCTACGAGCAGTTTTGGATCAAAATTAGCTAGAGCAA
This window encodes:
- a CDS encoding dihydrodipicolinate synthase family protein; translation: LRRAIIELKEVNPQFSILTGIGDMLLPNLMAGGDGGVVALANFDPKLLVGLYETYISGSLEASISLWRRVLDLSEVYDIAESPVVIKEALHLIEGVIKPVTRPPLLPLDDARKMVLVEKLSSLGLLMRES